In a genomic window of Erinaceus europaeus chromosome 12, mEriEur2.1, whole genome shotgun sequence:
- the ICAM2 gene encoding intercellular adhesion molecule 2 has protein sequence MCPLGGWGLRAVFLSLLSCQGSGEEAFEVNIWSEEVAVEPGGSWTINCSTSCVQPSTGGLETSLTKNLLKEQTQWKLYLVSNASQDTTVHCYFTCADKQQAKWLNISVFHPPKQVLLKLQPSWVAVGRPFTMECTVPAVAPLSSLTLSLLRGEEILHNQTFQETAADPQNVTVTHNTTAHREDGHHNFSCQAELDLRPLRRDVIRSVSSPQTLEVYEIIQDNQMVIIITVVSVLLFLFVTSVLLCFAFGQHWRQQRTGAYGVQAAWRSLRRPYRAQPATF, from the exons ATGTGCCCTCTTGGTGGCTGGGGTCTGCGAGCTGTTTTCCTCAGCCTGCTCTCCTGCCAAG GGTCTGGCGAGGAGGCGTTTGAGGTGAACATCTGGTCAGAGGAGGTGGCTGTGGAGCCTGGGGGGTCCTGGACCATCAACTGTAGCACCAGCTGTGTTCAGCCTTCAACCGGCGGCCTGGAGACCTCCCTGACCAAGAATTTGCTGAAGGAGCAAACTCAGTGGAAGTTGTACTTGGTCTCCAACGCTTCCCAGGACACCACCGTCCACTGCTACTTCACCTGTGCCGACAAGCAGCAAGCCAAGTGGCTCAACATCAGCGTGTTCC ACCCCCCGAAGCAAGTGCTGCTGAAGCTGCAGCCCAGCTGGGTGGCTGTGGGCAGGCCCTTCACCATGGAGTGCACGGTGCCCGCCGTGGCACCCCTGAGCAGCCTCACCCTCTCCTTGCTCCGTGGTGAAGAGATCCTGCACAACCAGACCTTTCAGGAGACAGCGGCGGACCCCCAGAACGTCACAGTCACCCACAACACCACGGCTCATCGGGAAGACGGCCACCACAACTTCTCCTGCCAGGCGGAGCTGGACCTGCGGCCTCTGCGCAGGGATGTCATCCGCAGCGTCTCCAGTCCCCAGACGCTCGAGGTCTACG AGATCATTCAGGACAACCAGATGGTCATCATCATCACAGTTGTATCGGTGCTGCTGTTCCTGTTCGTGACGTCGGTCCTGCTCTGCTTTGCATTCGGCCAGCACTGGCGCCAGCAGCGGACGGGTGCCTACGGGGTGCAGGCTGCCTGGAGGAGCCTGAGACGGCCCTACCGGGCGCAGCCTGC AACCTTCTGA